In one Andrena cerasifolii isolate SP2316 chromosome 2, iyAndCera1_principal, whole genome shotgun sequence genomic region, the following are encoded:
- the LOC143366397 gene encoding uncharacterized protein LOC143366397 isoform X1, translating into MAAPVIEKKRFFCREWAFMKLSRCLEQRPASKTCGALIVGGPGSGKTALCAELAWPSTGATARHQRSLNRRLLARHFCQARSETSLSPAQFVRSLVAQLLQASSDGIHRASPNSPTPISATTTTNATTVPMTSREAVAEAYAEKLRTDPDIQAALQPDILDRDPDEALKKALLFPLLEVEPPKNCLFLLVDSIDEGQTLNPPQTGTRDSRRENENVSRTIAELLANHHHLFPQWLLLVCTARRQSKTISRMFTGFRKISLDDLRKPQVVRDVQQYILARLDQEDALRQHISNDTAEMLNQLHIKSNGCFLYLEKVLDGVAENFIVLREVREIPGTLNGLYLWLCQRLFSRKQFAKVQPLLNVILAAKLPITQEILYKCVKTACATITVEDFNRRLHLLRRVISVSRAGALMLFHHSFAEWLLDVKHCTQKYLCSAIEGHAMLAAYYTLRGTELNPDEICVLGQHLQRSITSVAATNCSLDLHTLQVLWMIGSGACIEDCYLDSSECILWPRQEVKLLRLLIDAGAKPSEKVVEDDASKDAISSSQVSQDVSPMDESPSEPLTELLGESGDINQTDSCGRTVLHTLAADGNASLLELGLATCPQAKLEATDRHGQTPLNLAARHGYADVVRVLLAAGACADHADCDGWTALRAAAWGGHTQVVEMLLEHGAMVDCADWDQRTALRAAAWGGHEDIVKALLQHGADVNRTDDEGRTALIAAAYMGHSEIVEHLLDFGAEINHADSDGRTALSVAALCVPSNHGYAKVVTILLEKGAAVDHQDKDGMTPLLVAAFEGHRDVCELLLEYEADVDHCDATGRTPLWAAASMGHGSVVALLLFWGCYVDSIDNEGRTVLSVAAAQGGTDVVKQLLDRGLDEQHRDNSGWTPLHYAAFEGHVDVCEALLEAGAKIDETDNDGKGALMLAAQEGHATLVERLLEQHSAPIDQHAHDGKTALRLAALEGHYDTVKVLLTRNADVNAKDADGRSTLYILALENRLAMARFLLEHARADVESRDSEGRTPLHVSAWQGHVEMVALLLTEGSANVNACDNENRTPLHSAAWQGHAAIVRLMLEHGATPDHTCNQGATALGIAAQEGHEHCVRALLNHGADPSHSDHCGRNAIKVAAKSGHDTVVRLLEEHSANQRSLRPGINGGGSSSATSVTSNSTAETKPSSAILNPLSTQYSPAESPDSTKRRSCVSLGNNSSNSKSSSNLTGSTKSDQGKFNQNSMVNQVIKTPLSFTQQLQQCSRGAKSRPLSKLLSPLKSEPQSPIYASPPHSPLSDSLIPYSPTNTSPPSAQTAAKVIQSQLGVSLLTGSQNVPYKPQMGGYNHAPAIYEPINIKTEIIDKNDVSKPFELTNEMLGLSVGKDKKNGLDEKRNSADTHFTRDTHMRIILGNSGAGVGRSVKHASDHTPASASNAKPKRNGLVSNPAMRLVAGVRNGIENATNRNKPITTRVNGFQWKAEARKETPL; encoded by the exons CCGCCAGGCACCAGAGGTCCTTGAACAGGAGGCTGTTGGCCAGACACTTCTGCCAGGCGAGGAGCGAGACGTCCCTGTCGCCAGCTCAGTTCGTCAGGTCCCTGGTCGCTCAGCTCCTGCAGGCTAGCTCTGATGGGATACACAG AGCCTCGCCAAACTCCCCGACCCCAATCAGCGCGACCACGACCACCAACGCCACCACGGTGCCCATGACCTCGAGGGAGGCCGTGGCGGAAGCCTACGCGGAGAAGCTTCGGACGGACCCAGATATACAGGCCGCATTGCAGCCAGACATTTTGGACAGAGATCCCGACGAAGCCCTAAAAAAGGCTCTGCTATTTCCTCTACTGGAGGTCGAGCCACCAAAGAACTGTCTGTTCCTGCTGGTCGACTCGATCGACGAGGGACAGACCTTGAACCCTCCCCAGACTGGCACCAGAGACTCCAGAAGGGAGAACGAGAACGTCAGTCGGACGATCGCCGAGCTGCTGgccaaccaccaccacctgttCCCGCAGTGGTTACTTCTGGTCTGCACGGCGCGACGCCAGAGCAAAACCATCTCCAGGATGTTCACCGGATTCCGCAAGATCTCGCTGGACGACCTGAGGAAGCCGCAGGTGGTGAGGGACGTGCAGCAGTACATCCTTGCGCGACTGGACCAAGAGGACGCTCTCAG GCAGCACATCTCGAACGACACCGCCGAGATGCTGAACCAGCTGCACATCAAGAGCAACGGCTGCTTCCTGTACCTGGAGAAGGTTCTCGACGGCGTGGCGGAGAATTTCATCGTGCTGCGCGAGGTCCGGGAGATACCGGGCACCCTGAACGGCCTCTACCTCTGGCTGTGTCAGAGACTGTTCAGCAGGAAGCAGTTCGCCAAGGTGCAGCCACTGTTGAACGTGATACTGGCCGCCAAGCTGCCTATAACTCAAGAGATCCTCTACAAATGCGTGAAGACCGCCTGCGCCACCATAACCGTCGAGGACTTCAATCGACGCCTGCACCTTCTTCGCAGAGTGATCTCGGTGTCTCGTGCTGGCGCGCTGATGCTGTTCCATCACAGTTTCGCCGAGTGGCTGCTCGATGTTAAGCACTGCACGCAGAAGTACCTGTGCTCCGCGATCGAGGGCCACGCGATGCTCGCCGCGTATTACACTCTTCGCGGCACGGAGCTAAATCCTGATGAAATCTGCGTGCTGGGGCAGCATCTGCAGCGCTCCATCACTAGCGTGGCCGCTACCAACTGCAGCCTGGATCTGCACACGCTCCAGGTGCTCTGGATGATAGGCAGCGGGGCGTGCATCGAGGACTGCTACTTGGACAGCTCCGAGTGCATCCTCTGGCCCAGGCAGGAGGTGAAGCTGCTGAGGTTGCTCATCGACGCGGGGGCCAAGCCGTCGGAAAAGGTCGTCGAGGACGACGCCAGCAAGGATGCTATTTCTTCTAGTCAG GTCTCGCAAGACGTAAGCCCTATGGATGAATCTCCCAGCGAGCCATTAACGGAACTGCTCGGCGAGAGCGGAGACATCAATCAAACAGATTCTTGTGGACGTACAGTGCTGCACACGCTTGCTGCAGATGGTAACGCATCCCTGCTGGAGCTAGGCTTGGCGACTTGCCCTCAG GCAAAGCTGGAAGCCACTGACCGTCACGGCCAGACACCCTTGAACTTGGCCGCCAGACACGGTTACGCGGACGTGGTTCGAGTGCTACTGGCTGCCGGTGCCTGCGCCGATCACGCTGACTGCGACGGCTGGACCGCCCTCAGAGCTGCCGCCTGGGGTGGGCACACTCAG GTGGTCGAAATGCTGCTGGAGCACGGGGCGATGGTGGATTGCGCCGACTGGGATCAGCGCACCGCCCTGAGAGCGGCCGCGTGGGGTGGCCACGAGGACATCGTTAAAGCGCTTCTGCAGCACGGCGCCGACGTCAACAGAACCGACGACGAGGGCAGGACCGCCTTAATTGCTGCCGCCTACATGGGTCACAGCGAGATCGTCGAACACCTCCTAGACTTCGGCGCGGAGATCAATCACGCCGATAGCGACGGGAGGACTGCCCTCAGCGTCGCTGCTCTCTGTGTCCCCTCCAATCACGGCTACGCAAAA GTGGTCACGATACTCTTGGAGAAAGGGGCTGCGGTTGATCATCAGGATAAAGATGGCATGACACCGTTGCTGGTAGCTGCGTTCGAGGGGCACAGGGATGTTTGCGAGTTGCTGTTGGAGTATGAAGCGGACGTGGATCACTGCGATGCCACGGGGCGCACTCCTCTGTGGGCAGCTGCTAGCATGGGCCACGGGTCGGTTGTCGCTCTTCTGCTGTTCTGGGGATGTTACGTGGACAGCATTGACAACGAGGGCAGGACCGTTCTCAGTGTGGCCGCTGCCCAGGGTGGCACAGACGTGGTGAAGCAACTGCTGGATAGAG GTCTCGACGAGCAGCACAGGGACAATTCCGGCTGGACACCTCTGCACTACGCGGCCTTCGAGGGGCACGTGGATGTCTGCGAAGCGCTGTTGGAAGCTGGAGCCAAAATTGATGAAACTGACAACGATGGGAAGGGAGCTCTGATGCTAGCGGCGCAAGAGGGGCACGCTACCTTGGTTGAAAGACTGCTGGAGCAACACAGCGCGCCAATTGATCAGCACGCTCACGACGGCAAAACTGCATTGAG ACTTGCAGCTCTGGAGGGCCATTATGACACTGTCAAGGTTCTGCTGACTCGCAACGCTGACGTGAATGCGAAGGACGCGGATGGCAGAAGCACCCTCTACATACTCGCTTTGGAGAACCGATTGGCAATGGCGCGGTTTCTATTGGAACACGCGCGTGCCGATGTGGAAAGTAGAGACTCGGAA GGCAGAACTCCTCTGCACGTGAGTGCTTGGCAGGGGCACGTTGAGATGGTAGCTTTGTTGCTAACAGAAGGTAGCGCCAATGTGAACGCTTGTGACAATGAAAACAGAACACCCCTTCACTCTGCTGCCTGGCAGGGTCACGCGGCCATTGTTAGACTGATGCTGGAGCATGGAGCTACCCCCGATCACACTTGCAACCAAGGCGCAACGGCTCTAG GTATTGCTGCACAAGAAGGCCACGAGCACTGCGTGCGAGCGCTCCTGAATCACGGTGCTGACCCCAGTCACTCGGACCACTGTGGTCGAAATGCGATCAAGGTGGCTGCCAAAAGTGGCCACGACACTGTGGTCAGGCTACTCGAGGAACATTCTGCTAATCAACGAAGCCTAAGACCTGGCATTAATGGAG GTGGGAGTAGTAGCGCTACTTCTGTAACCTCCAACTCAACGGCCGAAACGAAACCGTCGTCGGCTATTCTGAACCCTCTTTCGACGCAGTACAGCCCAGCAGAATCTCCAGACTCGACGAAGAGGAGAAGCTGCGTGTCCTTGGGCAATAACTCTAGCAACAGCAAGTCCAGCAGCAACCTGACCGGCAGCACGAAGAGCGACCAAGGGAAGTTCAACCAGAACTCGATGGTGAATCAGGTAATAAAA ACACCATTATCTTTCACGCAACAACTGCAACAATGCTCGAGGGGAGCGAAGAGCCGACCGCTGAGCAAACTTTTATCGCCCTTGAAAAGCGAGCCGCAGAGCCCGATTTACGCGTCGCCGCCGCACTCGCCACTGAGCGACAGCCTGATACCCTACTCGCCCACGAACACGAGCCCGCCGAGCGCCCAAACGGCAGCGAAAGTCATACAGAGTCAGCTGGGAGTGTCGCTGTTAACCGGCAGCCAGAACGTGCCGTACAAACCGCAGATGGGCGGATACAATCACGCGCCGGCCATTTACGAGCCTATCAACATAAAAACCGAGATCATCGACAAGAACGACGTTAGCAAGCCGTTCGAGCTGACCAACGAGATGTTGGGCCTGAGCGTCGGCAAAGACAAGAAGAACGGGCTGGACGAGAAGAGAAACTCGGCCGACACTCACTTCACTAGGGACACACACATGAGGATAATACTGGGGAACAGTGGAGCTGGCGTTGGCAGAAGCGTAAAGCACGCTTCCGACCACACACCTGCCAG TGCAAGTAACGCAAAACCAAAGCGCAATGGCTTGGTGTCCAACCCAGCCATGAGATTAGTAGCAGGCGTTAGGAATGGAATTGAGAATGCGACTAATAGAAATAAACCTATTACAACGCGAGTAAATGGATTTCAGTGGAAGGCGGAGGCACGAAAGGAAACACCTTTGTAG
- the LOC143366397 gene encoding uncharacterized protein LOC143366397 isoform X5 yields the protein MAAPVIEKKRFFCREWAFMKLSRCLEQRPASKTCGALIVGGPGSGKTALCAELAWPSTGATARHQRSLNRRLLARHFCQARSETSLSPAQFVRSLVAQLLQASSDGIHRASPNSPTPISATTTTNATTVPMTSREAVAEAYAEKLRTDPDIQAALQPDILDRDPDEALKKALLFPLLEVEPPKNCLFLLVDSIDEGQTLNPPQTGTRDSRRENENVSRTIAELLANHHHLFPQWLLLVCTARRQSKTISRMFTGFRKISLDDLRKPQVVRDVQQYILARLDQEDALRQHISNDTAEMLNQLHIKSNGCFLYLEKVLDGVAENFIVLREVREIPGTLNGLYLWLCQRLFSRKQFAKVQPLLNVILAAKLPITQEILYKCVKTACATITVEDFNRRLHLLRRVISVSRAGALMLFHHSFAEWLLDVKHCTQKYLCSAIEGHAMLAAYYTLRGTELNPDEICVLGQHLQRSITSVAATNCSLDLHTLQVLWMIGSGACIEDCYLDSSECILWPRQEVKLLRLLIDAGAKPSEKVVEDDASKDAISSSQVSQDVSPMDESPSEPLTELLGESGDINQTDSCGRTVLHTLAADGNASLLELGLATCPQAKLEATDRHGQTPLNLAARHGYADVVRVLLAAGACADHADCDGWTALRAAAWGGHTQVVEMLLEHGAMVDCADWDQRTALRAAAWGGHEDIVKALLQHGADVNRTDDEGRTALIAAAYMGHSEIVEHLLDFGAEINHADSDGRTALSVAALCVPSNHGYAKVVTILLEKGAAVDHQDKDGMTPLLVAAFEGHRDVCELLLEYEADVDHCDATGRTPLWAAASMGHGSVVALLLFWGCYVDSIDNEGRTVLSVAAAQGGTDVVKQLLDRGLDEQHRDNSGWTPLHYAAFEGHVDVCEALLEAGAKIDETDNDGKGALMLAAQEGHATLVERLLEQHSAPIDQHAHDGKTALRLAALEGHYDTVKVLLTRNADVNAKDADGRSTLYILALENRLAMARFLLEHARADVESRDSEGRTPLHVSAWQGHVEMVALLLTEGSANVNACDNENRTPLHSAAWQGHAAIVRLMLEHGATPDHTCNQGATALGIAAQEGHEHCVRALLNHGADPSHSDHCGRNAIKVAAKSGHDTVVRLLEEHSANQRSLRPGINGGGSSSATSVTSNSTAETKPSSAILNPLSTQYSPAESPDSTKRRSCVSLGNNSSNSKSSSNLTGSTKSDQGKFNQNSMVNQVVLAERPQQDTGIRYCGWRIVITKKRKSINKFFSFYLSKIKLPHMKK from the exons CCGCCAGGCACCAGAGGTCCTTGAACAGGAGGCTGTTGGCCAGACACTTCTGCCAGGCGAGGAGCGAGACGTCCCTGTCGCCAGCTCAGTTCGTCAGGTCCCTGGTCGCTCAGCTCCTGCAGGCTAGCTCTGATGGGATACACAG AGCCTCGCCAAACTCCCCGACCCCAATCAGCGCGACCACGACCACCAACGCCACCACGGTGCCCATGACCTCGAGGGAGGCCGTGGCGGAAGCCTACGCGGAGAAGCTTCGGACGGACCCAGATATACAGGCCGCATTGCAGCCAGACATTTTGGACAGAGATCCCGACGAAGCCCTAAAAAAGGCTCTGCTATTTCCTCTACTGGAGGTCGAGCCACCAAAGAACTGTCTGTTCCTGCTGGTCGACTCGATCGACGAGGGACAGACCTTGAACCCTCCCCAGACTGGCACCAGAGACTCCAGAAGGGAGAACGAGAACGTCAGTCGGACGATCGCCGAGCTGCTGgccaaccaccaccacctgttCCCGCAGTGGTTACTTCTGGTCTGCACGGCGCGACGCCAGAGCAAAACCATCTCCAGGATGTTCACCGGATTCCGCAAGATCTCGCTGGACGACCTGAGGAAGCCGCAGGTGGTGAGGGACGTGCAGCAGTACATCCTTGCGCGACTGGACCAAGAGGACGCTCTCAG GCAGCACATCTCGAACGACACCGCCGAGATGCTGAACCAGCTGCACATCAAGAGCAACGGCTGCTTCCTGTACCTGGAGAAGGTTCTCGACGGCGTGGCGGAGAATTTCATCGTGCTGCGCGAGGTCCGGGAGATACCGGGCACCCTGAACGGCCTCTACCTCTGGCTGTGTCAGAGACTGTTCAGCAGGAAGCAGTTCGCCAAGGTGCAGCCACTGTTGAACGTGATACTGGCCGCCAAGCTGCCTATAACTCAAGAGATCCTCTACAAATGCGTGAAGACCGCCTGCGCCACCATAACCGTCGAGGACTTCAATCGACGCCTGCACCTTCTTCGCAGAGTGATCTCGGTGTCTCGTGCTGGCGCGCTGATGCTGTTCCATCACAGTTTCGCCGAGTGGCTGCTCGATGTTAAGCACTGCACGCAGAAGTACCTGTGCTCCGCGATCGAGGGCCACGCGATGCTCGCCGCGTATTACACTCTTCGCGGCACGGAGCTAAATCCTGATGAAATCTGCGTGCTGGGGCAGCATCTGCAGCGCTCCATCACTAGCGTGGCCGCTACCAACTGCAGCCTGGATCTGCACACGCTCCAGGTGCTCTGGATGATAGGCAGCGGGGCGTGCATCGAGGACTGCTACTTGGACAGCTCCGAGTGCATCCTCTGGCCCAGGCAGGAGGTGAAGCTGCTGAGGTTGCTCATCGACGCGGGGGCCAAGCCGTCGGAAAAGGTCGTCGAGGACGACGCCAGCAAGGATGCTATTTCTTCTAGTCAG GTCTCGCAAGACGTAAGCCCTATGGATGAATCTCCCAGCGAGCCATTAACGGAACTGCTCGGCGAGAGCGGAGACATCAATCAAACAGATTCTTGTGGACGTACAGTGCTGCACACGCTTGCTGCAGATGGTAACGCATCCCTGCTGGAGCTAGGCTTGGCGACTTGCCCTCAG GCAAAGCTGGAAGCCACTGACCGTCACGGCCAGACACCCTTGAACTTGGCCGCCAGACACGGTTACGCGGACGTGGTTCGAGTGCTACTGGCTGCCGGTGCCTGCGCCGATCACGCTGACTGCGACGGCTGGACCGCCCTCAGAGCTGCCGCCTGGGGTGGGCACACTCAG GTGGTCGAAATGCTGCTGGAGCACGGGGCGATGGTGGATTGCGCCGACTGGGATCAGCGCACCGCCCTGAGAGCGGCCGCGTGGGGTGGCCACGAGGACATCGTTAAAGCGCTTCTGCAGCACGGCGCCGACGTCAACAGAACCGACGACGAGGGCAGGACCGCCTTAATTGCTGCCGCCTACATGGGTCACAGCGAGATCGTCGAACACCTCCTAGACTTCGGCGCGGAGATCAATCACGCCGATAGCGACGGGAGGACTGCCCTCAGCGTCGCTGCTCTCTGTGTCCCCTCCAATCACGGCTACGCAAAA GTGGTCACGATACTCTTGGAGAAAGGGGCTGCGGTTGATCATCAGGATAAAGATGGCATGACACCGTTGCTGGTAGCTGCGTTCGAGGGGCACAGGGATGTTTGCGAGTTGCTGTTGGAGTATGAAGCGGACGTGGATCACTGCGATGCCACGGGGCGCACTCCTCTGTGGGCAGCTGCTAGCATGGGCCACGGGTCGGTTGTCGCTCTTCTGCTGTTCTGGGGATGTTACGTGGACAGCATTGACAACGAGGGCAGGACCGTTCTCAGTGTGGCCGCTGCCCAGGGTGGCACAGACGTGGTGAAGCAACTGCTGGATAGAG GTCTCGACGAGCAGCACAGGGACAATTCCGGCTGGACACCTCTGCACTACGCGGCCTTCGAGGGGCACGTGGATGTCTGCGAAGCGCTGTTGGAAGCTGGAGCCAAAATTGATGAAACTGACAACGATGGGAAGGGAGCTCTGATGCTAGCGGCGCAAGAGGGGCACGCTACCTTGGTTGAAAGACTGCTGGAGCAACACAGCGCGCCAATTGATCAGCACGCTCACGACGGCAAAACTGCATTGAG ACTTGCAGCTCTGGAGGGCCATTATGACACTGTCAAGGTTCTGCTGACTCGCAACGCTGACGTGAATGCGAAGGACGCGGATGGCAGAAGCACCCTCTACATACTCGCTTTGGAGAACCGATTGGCAATGGCGCGGTTTCTATTGGAACACGCGCGTGCCGATGTGGAAAGTAGAGACTCGGAA GGCAGAACTCCTCTGCACGTGAGTGCTTGGCAGGGGCACGTTGAGATGGTAGCTTTGTTGCTAACAGAAGGTAGCGCCAATGTGAACGCTTGTGACAATGAAAACAGAACACCCCTTCACTCTGCTGCCTGGCAGGGTCACGCGGCCATTGTTAGACTGATGCTGGAGCATGGAGCTACCCCCGATCACACTTGCAACCAAGGCGCAACGGCTCTAG GTATTGCTGCACAAGAAGGCCACGAGCACTGCGTGCGAGCGCTCCTGAATCACGGTGCTGACCCCAGTCACTCGGACCACTGTGGTCGAAATGCGATCAAGGTGGCTGCCAAAAGTGGCCACGACACTGTGGTCAGGCTACTCGAGGAACATTCTGCTAATCAACGAAGCCTAAGACCTGGCATTAATGGAG GTGGGAGTAGTAGCGCTACTTCTGTAACCTCCAACTCAACGGCCGAAACGAAACCGTCGTCGGCTATTCTGAACCCTCTTTCGACGCAGTACAGCCCAGCAGAATCTCCAGACTCGACGAAGAGGAGAAGCTGCGTGTCCTTGGGCAATAACTCTAGCAACAGCAAGTCCAGCAGCAACCTGACCGGCAGCACGAAGAGCGACCAAGGGAAGTTCAACCAGAACTCGATGGTGAATCAG GTTGTATTGGCAGAAAGGCCTCAGCAGGACACTGGGATCCGTTATTGCGGCTGGCGAATCGTAATCACCAAAAAGCGAAAgtcaataaacaaatttttttccttttatttgagCAAAATCAAATTACCTCACATGAAAAAGTGA